In a genomic window of Punica granatum isolate Tunisia-2019 chromosome 6, ASM765513v2, whole genome shotgun sequence:
- the LOC116210681 gene encoding subtilisin-like protease SBT1.5: MALSSLFFFLFFLSSALWVSSASSVSDPTVKTFIVQVHPDAVKPSVFPTQAHWYASSLSSSSAADRILHTYSTVFRGFSARLSPSEADSLRALPHVAALIPEQVRHVHTTRSPEFLGLKSTDSAGLLKESDFGSDLVIGVIDTGIWPERQSFNDKEIGPVPPKWKGECVAGDNFPSTSCNRKLIGARFFCAGYEATNGRMNQSTEFRSPRDSDGHGTHTASIAAGRYVFPASTLGYARGVASGMAPKARLAAYKVCWNSGCYDSDILAAFDAAVADGVDVISLSVGGVVTPYYLDSIAIGAYGAVESGVFVSASAGNGGPGGLTVTNIAPWVTTVGAGTIDRDFPADVKLGKGRIVSGVSIYGGPGLTPGRMYPLIYAGSEGGDGYSASLCLDGSLDPSLVKGKIVVCDRGINSRAAKGEVVKKAGGIGMILANGVFDGEGLVADCHVLPAASVGAVGGDEIRKYIEAARKSKSLPTATIIFKGTRVGVRPAPVVASFSARGPNPVSPEIIKPDVIAPGLNILAAWPDNVGPSGIPSDKRKTEFNILSGTSMACPHVSGLAALLKAAHPEWSPAAIRSALMTTAYTVDNRGENMLDESSGNTSTVMDYGAGHVHPQKAIDPGLIYDLTTYDYIDFLCNSNYTTNNIRVVTRKKADCSGAKRAGHTGNLNYPSLSVTFQQYGIKHKLSSHFIRTVTNVGEANSVYKVSVRPPSGVKVMVEPEKLVFRRVGQRLNFLVRVQSHEVKLSPGSSSMRTGSIIWSDGKHTVTSPLVVTMQQPL; this comes from the coding sequence ATGGCTCTAtcttccctcttcttcttcctcttcttcctatCTTCAGCTCTCTGGGTCTCCTCTGCTTCTTCTGTCTCAGACCCGACCGTTAAGACCTTCATCGTGCAGGTCCACCCCGACGCCGTCAAGCCCTCCGTCTTCCCCACCCAGGCCCACTGGTACGCTTcctccctctcctcctcctccgccgccgACCGCATCCTCCACACTTACTCCACCGTCTTCCGCGGCTTCTCCGCCCGGCTTTCCCCCTCCGAGGCCGACTCCCTCCGCGCCCTCCCCCACGTCGCCGCCCTCATCCCCGAGCAGGTCCGCCACGTGCACACCACGCGCTCCCCGGAGTTCCTCGGCCTGAAGAGCACCGACAGCGCCGGCCTCCTCAAGGAGTCCGACTTCGGGTCGGACCTCGTCATCGGGGTCATCGACACCGGGATCTGGCCGGAGCGCCAGAGCTTCAACGACAAGGAGATCGGCCCTGTACCCCCCAAGTGGAAGGGCGAATGCGTCGCCggagacaacttcccctccacGTCATGCAACCGGAAGCTGATCGGCGCTCGGTTCTTCTGCGCCGGCTACGAGGCCACCAACGGCAGGATGAACCAGTCCACCGAGTTCCGGTCCCCTCGGGACTCCGACGGCCACGGCACCCATACCGCCTCCATTGCCGCGGGCCGCTACGTGTTCCCTGCTTCCACCCTTGGTTACGCCCGCGGCGTGGCATCTGGGATGGCCCCAAAGGCCCGGCTCGCCGCCTACAAGGTCTGCTGGAACTCCGGCTGCTACGACTCTGACATCCTTGCAGCCTTCGATGCTGCCGTTGCCGACGGCGTGGACGTGATCTCCCTCTCCGTTGGGGGCGTCGTGACGCCCTATTACCTGGACTCGATTGCGATTGGGGCCTATGGGGCGGTCGAATCGGGTGTCTTCGTCTCTGCCTCAGCCGGAAATGGTGGGCCGGGGGGGCTCACCGTCACGAATATCGCCCCGTGGGTCACCACTGTTGGTGCGGGCACGATTGACCGGGATTTCCCAGCGGATGTCAAGCTCGGGAAAGGGAGAATTGTATCAGGGGTGAGCATCTATGGCGGGCCGGGGCTTACTCCGGGTCGCATGTACCCACTGATCTATGCAGGAAGTGAGGGTGGGGATGGGTACTCGGCGTCGCTGTGCTTAGATGGGTCGCTGGACCCGAGCCTTGTGAAGGGCAAGATCGTTGTTTGTGATCGAGGGATCAATTCTCGTGCTGCAAAAGGAGAGGTGGTGAAGAAAGCGGGTGGAATCGGGATGATCTTGGCCAACGGAGTCTTCGACGGGGAAGGACTGGTGGCAGATTGCCATGTCTTGCCTGCGGCTTCTGTCGGGGCCGTGGGAGGGGATGAGATTCGGAAGTACATTGAGGCGGCTCGAAAGTCCAAGTCCCTGCCAACTGCCACGATCATCTTCAAGGGGACCCGAGTTGGGGTGAGGCCTGCCCCAGTCGTGGCCTCTTTCTCTGCCCGGGGCCCGAATCCAGTGTCTCCGGAAATCATCAAGCCCGACGTGATTGCCCCCGGACTGAACATCCTCGCTGCCTGGCCCGACAATGTGGGGCCTTCAGGCATCCCCTCGGACAAGCGGAAGACTGAGTTCAACATCCTATCAGGGACATCCATGGCCTGCCCACATGTCTCGGGTTTGGCTGCCCTTCTCAAGGCGGCTCATCCGGAATGGAGCCCAGCAGCGATTAGGTCCGCTCTAATGACCACAGCCTACACGGTCGATAACCGGGGTGAGAACATGCTGGACGAGTCCTCAGGGAACACCTCGACTGTAATGGACTATGGAGCGGGCCACGTACATCCTCAGAAGGCCATTGACCCAGGATTGATCTATGACCTAACGACCTACGACTACATTGACTTCCTCTGCAACTCGAATTACACGACTAACAACATTCGTGTTGTCACCCGGAAGAAAGCAGACTGCAGCGGGGCAAAACGGGCAGGACACACAGGGAACCTCAACTACCCATCCCTCTCGGTGACGTTCCAGCAATACGGCATTAAGCACAAGCTCTCGTCCCACTTCATCCGGACCGTGACCAACGTCGGGGAAGCCAACTCCGTGTACAAAGTCTCAGTAAGGCCACCGAGCGGAGTAAAAGTCATGGTGGAGCCTGAGAAGCTCGTGTTCCGGAGAGTGGGGCAGAGGTTGAACTTCCTAGTGAGGGTGCAATCGCATGAGGTGAAACTCTCGCCAGGGAGCTCGAGCATGAGGACCGGGTCGATAATTTGGTCGGACGGGAAGCACACCGTGACTAGTCCCCTCGTAGTGACGATGCAGCAGCCCCTGTAA
- the LOC116211466 gene encoding protoheme IX farnesyltransferase, mitochondrial isoform X2, with product MWRSSITSSSKKLFPPSFSSSAYPRADEVIRPLLSCFQFLSTASPSSSIPTSQPPTSALDPLKLGLGLGGKSDGVRAFASSSATAFDLSSLTSSKARDAVDLARHYGRCYWELSKARLSMLVVATSGTGFILGSGTVVDIAGLCYTCGGTMMVAAAANSLNQVFEINNDAKMKRTRQRPLPSGRISAPHAITWASSVGIAGTALLACKANMLAAGLAASNLVLYAFAYTPLKQIHPVNTWVGAIVGAIPPLLGWVAASGEISLNSMILPAALYFWQIPHFMALAYLCRDDYAAGGYKMVSLLDASGRRTSLIALRNCLYLIPLGFFAYDWGLASGWFCVESSLLTLAISATAFSFYRDRTMQKARRMFHASLLYLPVFMSGILFHRLSDDQQHLAENNSERFPELLSPSRMASEENGNGSEGKNQTRQIAGGSRARPPVAYASYAPFPFLPAPSYIAPQ from the exons ATGTGGAGGTCCTCAATTACATCCTCCTCTAAGAAGCTTTTCCCGCCATCATTCTCATCATCAGCCTATCCCAGAGCAGATGAAGTCATACGGCCGCTGCTTTCCTGCTTTCAGTTCTTATCTACGGCATCCCCATCGAGTTCGATCCCAACATCACAGCCACCAACTTCTGCTTTGGATCCACTGAAGTTGGGATTAGGACTGGGTGGCAAATCCGATGGAGTTAGGGCTTTCGCCTCCTCATCTGCTACTGCCTTTGATCTCTCTTCTCTCACATCTTCAAAAGCTAGAGATGCTGTGGACTTGGCTCGTCACTACGGACGTTGTTATTGGGAGTTATCGAAAGCTCGTCTCAG CATGCTAGTGGTTGCTACATCTGGAACTGGATTTATCCTTGGCAGTGGGACTGTTGTCGATATTGCAGGACTTTGTTATACTTGTGGTGGAACTATGATGGTTGCAGCTGCTGCAAACTCCTTAAATCAG GTGTTTGAGATAAATAATGATGCCAAAATGAAGAGAACAAGGCAAAGACCACTCCCTTCAGGGAGGATTTCTGCACCTCATGCAATTACGTGGGCATCCTCTGTCGGTATAGCTGGCACTGCTTTGTTGGCATGCAAG GCTAATATGTTGGCAGCTGGGCTTGCAGCGTCAAATCTTGTCCTTTATGCATTTGCGTATACTCCACTGAAGCAGATTCACCCTGTAAATACATGGGTTGGGGCCATTGTGGGTGCTATTCCACCGCTGCTCGG ATGGGTTGCTGCTTCGGGTGAGATTTCTCTCAATTCAATGATTCTTCCTGCTGCTCTCTACTTCTGGCAGATACCACATTTTATGGCTCTTGCTTACCTCTGCCGCGACGATTATGCTGCTGGAGG ATATAAAATGGTCTCTCTTCTCGATGCGTCGGGTCGGAGGACGTCCCTCATTGCCTTGAGGAACTGCCTGTACCTTATTCCTTTGGGGTTCTTTGCTTATGATT GGGGTCTGGCTTCTGGTTGGTTCTGTGTGGAATCTTCACTTCTCACACTTGCGATAAGCGCCACAGCTTTCTCCTTTTATCGAGACCGAACAATGCAAAAAGCGCGGAGAATGTTTCATGCAAGCCTTTTGTATCTTCCTGTATTCATGTCTGGGATCCTGTTCCACCGTCTCTCAGATGATCAGCAGCATCTAGCTGAGAACAACTCCGAGAGGTTCCCTGAGCTCCTGTCTCCCTCGAGAATGGCATCGGAGGAAAATGGCAATGGCAGTGAAGGAAAGAACCAAACGAGGCAGATTGCAGGCGGATCTCGAGCCCGGCCACCTGTAGCATATGCCTCTTACGCTCCGTTTCCGTTCTTACCAGCTCCATCTTACATAGCACCCCAGTGA
- the LOC116211466 gene encoding protoheme IX farnesyltransferase, mitochondrial isoform X1 → MTRAFSTTAISTMWRSSITSSSKKLFPPSFSSSAYPRADEVIRPLLSCFQFLSTASPSSSIPTSQPPTSALDPLKLGLGLGGKSDGVRAFASSSATAFDLSSLTSSKARDAVDLARHYGRCYWELSKARLSMLVVATSGTGFILGSGTVVDIAGLCYTCGGTMMVAAAANSLNQVFEINNDAKMKRTRQRPLPSGRISAPHAITWASSVGIAGTALLACKANMLAAGLAASNLVLYAFAYTPLKQIHPVNTWVGAIVGAIPPLLGWVAASGEISLNSMILPAALYFWQIPHFMALAYLCRDDYAAGGYKMVSLLDASGRRTSLIALRNCLYLIPLGFFAYDWGLASGWFCVESSLLTLAISATAFSFYRDRTMQKARRMFHASLLYLPVFMSGILFHRLSDDQQHLAENNSERFPELLSPSRMASEENGNGSEGKNQTRQIAGGSRARPPVAYASYAPFPFLPAPSYIAPQ, encoded by the exons ATGACCAGAGCTTTCTCTACCA CCGCCATCTCAACAATGTGGAGGTCCTCAATTACATCCTCCTCTAAGAAGCTTTTCCCGCCATCATTCTCATCATCAGCCTATCCCAGAGCAGATGAAGTCATACGGCCGCTGCTTTCCTGCTTTCAGTTCTTATCTACGGCATCCCCATCGAGTTCGATCCCAACATCACAGCCACCAACTTCTGCTTTGGATCCACTGAAGTTGGGATTAGGACTGGGTGGCAAATCCGATGGAGTTAGGGCTTTCGCCTCCTCATCTGCTACTGCCTTTGATCTCTCTTCTCTCACATCTTCAAAAGCTAGAGATGCTGTGGACTTGGCTCGTCACTACGGACGTTGTTATTGGGAGTTATCGAAAGCTCGTCTCAG CATGCTAGTGGTTGCTACATCTGGAACTGGATTTATCCTTGGCAGTGGGACTGTTGTCGATATTGCAGGACTTTGTTATACTTGTGGTGGAACTATGATGGTTGCAGCTGCTGCAAACTCCTTAAATCAG GTGTTTGAGATAAATAATGATGCCAAAATGAAGAGAACAAGGCAAAGACCACTCCCTTCAGGGAGGATTTCTGCACCTCATGCAATTACGTGGGCATCCTCTGTCGGTATAGCTGGCACTGCTTTGTTGGCATGCAAG GCTAATATGTTGGCAGCTGGGCTTGCAGCGTCAAATCTTGTCCTTTATGCATTTGCGTATACTCCACTGAAGCAGATTCACCCTGTAAATACATGGGTTGGGGCCATTGTGGGTGCTATTCCACCGCTGCTCGG ATGGGTTGCTGCTTCGGGTGAGATTTCTCTCAATTCAATGATTCTTCCTGCTGCTCTCTACTTCTGGCAGATACCACATTTTATGGCTCTTGCTTACCTCTGCCGCGACGATTATGCTGCTGGAGG ATATAAAATGGTCTCTCTTCTCGATGCGTCGGGTCGGAGGACGTCCCTCATTGCCTTGAGGAACTGCCTGTACCTTATTCCTTTGGGGTTCTTTGCTTATGATT GGGGTCTGGCTTCTGGTTGGTTCTGTGTGGAATCTTCACTTCTCACACTTGCGATAAGCGCCACAGCTTTCTCCTTTTATCGAGACCGAACAATGCAAAAAGCGCGGAGAATGTTTCATGCAAGCCTTTTGTATCTTCCTGTATTCATGTCTGGGATCCTGTTCCACCGTCTCTCAGATGATCAGCAGCATCTAGCTGAGAACAACTCCGAGAGGTTCCCTGAGCTCCTGTCTCCCTCGAGAATGGCATCGGAGGAAAATGGCAATGGCAGTGAAGGAAAGAACCAAACGAGGCAGATTGCAGGCGGATCTCGAGCCCGGCCACCTGTAGCATATGCCTCTTACGCTCCGTTTCCGTTCTTACCAGCTCCATCTTACATAGCACCCCAGTGA